In the genome of Aspergillus flavus chromosome 8, complete sequence, one region contains:
- a CDS encoding oxidoreductase (oxidoreductase, short-chain dehydrogenase/reductase family), with protein MPGLAFNPDNDIPDLSGKVIFITGGTAGLGAQSVAQMAKHSPARIYISGRNATSAEKIIKEIAETGSNTPVSFVECDLTSLDSVKRAADEIIAKESRLDVLMCNAGIMALPPGLTNDGYEVQFGTNHLGHALLIQKLLPLLQRTAERGADVRVIILTSKGYQLHPYGGIIFDDLKTTQDYGFLGSWRRYGQSKLANILYTRELARRYPAITVVSVHPGVITTGLVENLGWAHRWFIYVTTYNQMVTLEEGAYNQLWAATTSKDGLETGQYYIPVGVASNDKLTKTGRDDVLAGQLWEWTDKALEDYL; from the exons ATGCCCGGGTTGGCATTTAACCCCGACAACGATATTCCGGACTTGTCCGGTAAAGTGATTTTCATCACAGGAG GAACGGCTGGTTTGGGTGCTCAGTCAGTCGCCCAGATGGCCAAGCATTCTCCGGCGCGAATCTATATCAGCGGTCGGAACGCGACAAGCGCAGAGAAAATCATCAAGGAAATTGCCGAGACTGGGTCAAACACGCCTGTATCATTCGTCGAATGTGACCTCACCTCTCTAGACTCCGTGAAAAGGGCCGCAGATGAGATCATCGCGAAAGAATCGCGACTCGACGTGCTCATGTGCAACGCAGGTATCATGGCACTCCCTCCAGGCCTAACAAATGACGGATACGAGGTGCAGTTCGGCACCAATCATCTAGGCCACGCACTACTGATCCAGAAGCTGTTACCACTACTCCAACGTACCGCCGAAAGAGGCGCGGATGTACGAGTCATTATCCTCACATCTAAAGGTTATCAGCTGCATCCCTATGGGGGCATCATTTTCGACGACTTGAAGACCACGCAGGATTATGGCTTCTTGGGTTCCTGGAGACGGTATGGTCAAAGCAAACTAGCCAATATCCTGTATACTCGGGAGTTGGCTCGTCGGTATCCAGCCATTACTGTCGTATCTGTTCATCCCGGGGTGATAACTACCGGTCTGGTTGAGAACCTAGGATGGGCTCATCGATGGTTTATCTATGTGACTACTTATAATCAAATGGTGACACTGGAGGAGGGTGCTTATAACCAGTTGTGGGCTGCTACCACGTCGAAAGATGGTTTGGAAACTGGTCAGTATTATATACCGGTTGGTGTTGCGTCTAACGACAAGCTCACTAAGACTGGGCGTGATGATGTATTGGCTGGTCAACTCTGGGAATGGACGGATAAGGCGCTGGAAGACTATTTGTGA
- a CDS encoding kinase-like domain-containing protein produces the protein MCFPTTGFDIVTPSQILEERFEDMRKGQYYPVNIGDIFRSKYQVVGKLGFGISSTVWLARDLEGHQYVTLKLYTRSESDLAEFQIYNLLNKGSSSHPGYAHVRRALDVFTIPRPGGDHCCLVQKPMWESFRDLLYRNPTHRFTEELLKAGLMQVFLALDYLHNECKLVHTDIKGDNILQEIEDESILEKRFELPSSFGRAVLSDFGSAVRGDERRNHDAQPNTEWSYPVDIWNVGTMIWDLFEGKHMFYGNDPDGKGYSTRAHLAEVIGLLGPPPLDMLKRGIRINEFFTEDGQWKQDIEIPDQSLEMSEKFLNGRNKEMFLTFMRVTSQWKPEDRKTARELLEDPWLNDRLD, from the exons ATGTGTTTCCCAACCACTGGCTTTGACATAGTTACCCCATCCCAGATCCTCGAGGAGCGATTCGAGGACATGAGGAAAGGTCAATATTATCCTGTCAATATTGGCGACATCTTCCGCTCCAAATATCAGGTAGTTGGGAAGCTGGGGTTCGGTATTAGCTCTACAGTATGGCTCGCTCGCGACCTGGA AGGGCATCAATACGTGACACTCAAACTGTACACGCGCAGTGAGTCAGACTTGGCCGAGTTTcagatttataatcttttgAACAAAGGGAGTTCATCACACCCCGGCTATGCTCATGTACGCCGAGCGCTAGACGTGTTCACCATTCCTCGCCCGGGAGGTGACCATTGTTGTCTTGTTCAGAAACCGATGTGGGAAAGCTTTCGGGATCTTCTCTACCGAAATCCCACTCATAGATTCACCGAGGAACTACTTAAGGCTGGGCTCATGCAGgttttccttgcccttgattATCTACATAACGAATGCAAGCTTGTTCACACAG ATATCAAGGGTGACAATATCCTGCAAGAAATCGAGGATGAATCAATCCTTGAAAA ACGATTTGAGTTGCCAAGCTCATTTGGCCGAGCCGTTCTCAGTGATTTTGGCTCAGCAGTGCGAGGGGATGAGAGGAGAAATCATGACGCACAGCCGAAT ACCGAATGGAGCTATCCAGTGGATATATGGAATGTGGGCACTATG ATTTGGGACCTCTTCGAAGGAAAACACATGTTCTATGGCAACGATCCAGACGGGAAAGGATATTCTACCCGTGCGCACCTTGCGGAGGTGATTGGCCTTCTAGGACCGCCACCGTTGGATATGTTAAAGCGCGGAATACGGATCAACGAGTTCTTCACTGAAGACG GCCAATGGAAACAAGATATCGAAATACCAGATCAAAGCCTAGAAATGTCGGAAAAATTCCTTAATGggagaaacaaagagatgTTTTTAACATTCATGAGGGTAACGTCGCAATGGAAGCCAGAGGATAGAAAGACGGCCAGAGAACTTCTTGAGGACCCTTGGCTCAATGACCGACTAGACTAA
- a CDS encoding ubiD family decarboxylase — MVSNANSWVWLAVVVLIALLRYVSRWLQLGTPKNFQIEDLLMIVNVILYVLLTVYLIEVEKYGTNGIPLDKVDQIKPSAIPDLIKGSKLVIVVEQLWLGVIWGCKACLLLLYSTMTSGLSQHRIVKLIGTFCALSFVLVEILFFAAWCHPFSAYWSVPPKNIQCSVYRNHLILVLALNIATDLMIMCIPLPLLIKAKLSLTKKITLCAVFSLGIFVILCSILSKYYSISNPYGDRWVDWYVREAATAIVVANIPQTWTLFRRMFNWKSFLAHSSYNRSHSRSKYTNRLDSSTIHLSRFKGGDKSHTRSVDITASGEHINPDQPLEIWAHRQFQVTNEPGGSSDSGSQSSVSLEYDTTGLNPQGKTTVTTRS, encoded by the exons ATGGTGTCAAATGCTAATAGCTGGGTGTGGTTGGCAGTCGTAGTGCTGATCG CATTGCTACGCTATGTCTCCCGCTGGCTTCAATTGGGTACGCCTAAAAATTTCCAAATTGAAGACCTTCTGATGATTGTCAATGTG ATTCTCTACGTTCTATTAACGGTGTATTTGATCGAGGTTGAAAAGTATGGGACCAATGGCATTCCCTTAGACAAAGTCGACCAGATCAAACCTTCAGCGATACCGGATCTTATCAAGGGTAGTAAACTAGTCATTGTGGTAGAACAGCTATGGCTCGGGGTCATCTGGGGATGCAAGGCCTGCTTGCTCTTGCTATACTCGACCATGAC GTCTGGTCTTTCGCAACATCGAATTGTCAAACTTATCGGCACATTTTGTGCACTGAGTTTCGTGCTAGTTGAAATCCTCTTTTTCGCAGCATGGTGTCACCCCTTCTCCGCCTACTGGTCGGTCCCACCAAAGAACATACAGTGTTCCGTCTACCGCAATCACCTCATTCTAGTCCTGGCCCTGAATATCGCCACGGACCTGATGATCATGTGTATCCCATTGCCACTCTTGATCAAGGCCAAGCTCAGCCTCACCAAGAAAATTACCCTCTGTGCTGTTTTCTCACTGGGTATATTCGTCATCCTCTGCTCCATCCTATCCAAGTACTACTCGATATCGAATCCCTATGGAGACCGCTGGGTAGACTGGTACGTCCGAGAAGCAGCAACTGCGATCGTCGTGGCAAATATCCCCCAAACATGGACCCTGTTCCGCCGGATGTTCAACTGGAAGTCCTTCTTGGCACACTCGTCATATAACCGCAGCCACAGCCGCAGCAAGTACACGAACCGTCTTGATAGCTCCACCATCCATCTATCGCGATTTAAAGGTGGGGATAAGTCGCACACGCGCTCCGTTGATATCACGGCGTCTGGGGAACATATTAATCCGGACCAGCCGTTGGAAATCTGGGCGCATCGTCAGTTCCAGGTCACGAATGAACCGGGGGGATCGAGCGATAGCGGTAGTCAGAGTAGTGTCAGCTTGGAGTATGATACTACTGGACTAAATCCTCAGGGGAAGACGACTGTGACGACAAGGTCGTAA